AACTTCCACTGCTGCCGGCGCGGCGCTGGTTGGCAAATCGATCCTGCTCGAAGCTGAAAATCCTGCCGCTTCGCCCAGTCCTGTCCCGCCCAGCGACACGGTGCGCTTTGGCATGGTCGGCATCGGCATGCAGGGCTCGGGTTTGCTGGGTACATCCATCAGGCTTCCCGGCGTTGAATGCGTGGCGGCCTGCGATCTATACGACGGGCGGCACACCCTTGCCAATGCAATTATTCAAAGGGAAACCGGCAAAACAGTCCCCGCCACCCGGCAGTATAAGGAGCTGCTGGAAAACAAGGACATAGACTGCATTGTTGCGGCGGTTCCCGACCACTGGCACGAGCGCATCATCGTGGACGCCTGCAGCGCAGGGAAGGACATCTATTGCGAAAAGCCCATGACGCACGAAGTAAGCCAGGGCTTTCCCATCATCGAGGCCGCGAACAAGAACCAGCGCATTGTGCAGATCGGCAGCCAGCGCCGAAGTTCCATCATCTATGCCAAGGCCAAGGAACTCATCGACTCAGGGGCCATCGGAGATGTCCGGCTGGTTGAAGACACGATGGGCAGGAATTCCCCTTGCGGCGCCTGGGTGTATCCGCCGCCACCCGGCCTTTCCACTGAGAACCTGGATTGGGAAACGTGGCAGGGTTCGGCTCCCAAGCATCCTTTCTCTCCCATTCGCTTCGCCCGGTGGAGAGCATTTCGTGACTATGGGGAAGGCATTCCGGGCGACCTTTACGTGCATCTGCTCACCGGGATCCACTACATCATGGGCGTGACCGCTCCTCCGGAGCGCGCCTACTCCCAGGGAGGACTTTTCCAGTGGAATGTTGATGGGCGTGACTACCCTGACCAGATGTCCACGGTTTATGAATATCCGAATTTCCGTTGTATGATCCGCGTCACCCTCGACAATGATGAGGATGAGGTGGTGAAGATCCTCGGGACTCGCGGAACCATTGAAATTCAGGGGCGCGGGCTCACCGTTTCACCCCAGGATGGAAAGGACCATGCGCCCTGCTACTATGCCTCGAGCTTCCCTCCCAAACTGCACGCCGAATATGTGAAGCAGTGGGAAGCCGAGCATAAAACCGCGCCGGGCACGGCACAGCCGATTGAGGGCGCCAGCTACCACACTCCACCCGGTTATAATGAAGACGCACAGCACCTTTGGAATTTCTTTCAGTCGGTCAGGACGCGGCGGCCGTCGGTGGAGGACCCGGTTTTCGGGAACAACACCGCCATCGGATGCCACCTGGCGAATTACTCTTATTTCCACAAGGCAGAGGCTATGTGGGATGCCGGGGGCAGGACGATTAAGGGTTTATGACAGGGCGGCTTCGGCACGACTTGGCATTGGCGAGAGCTAGGTCAACCGCTCTCTCTCGGACGGGCTGGAACAAGATATCTCCCACGAATCACGTCTCTACCTTGGGCTCCGCGAGTTGGAAAACATGGCCCAGGATCCTACAGTTCGGCAATTGCTGGCAGGCATCACGCAGCGCGACGAGTCGGCGCTGGCTCAGCTCTATGACGTGGCAGCGCCCGGTCTCTTTGGGCTGATCACCGAAATCATCTCTGAAAGCGAGGCTGCGCAGGAAATCCTTAAAGACGTTTTCATCCGTCTGTGGCGCGATGCAAAGCGGATCGAGGCGGGAGGAGGCAGCGTCAGGGTCTGGCTGGTACTGGAGGCCCGCGCAAGAGCTGTCGACTGGCAACGCTCGAAAGCAGGGTTGCGGACCACTGCCCATACCCGCGTGCAATGGCTGATGAAGTCGAATTCCTGGATGCCCCGCCCGGTTGACATTGAGTACGTTGAAAAACGACGGCACCTTCTGGAGAAGTTAGTTCGCCGTCTCCCCAGGCCCCAAAGCGAGTTGCTGACACTGGCGATTGTGAAAGGCTTTACGGAGACCGAAATAGCCCGGCAGGTTGAGCAGCCGCCGGGGCGGGTTGAGCATGAGTTGCGTGCCGGGCTGCGCTTTTTGCGGCACCGCCTGCGCGCCGTGATGGGAACATGGAGTGTCAGTATCTAGACGACGTTTATGAACTGTTCCTGCTGGGCCTGCTGAAGCCGAAGGAGGCAGCGCCGGTGAAGGACCACATTGAGCGTGGCTGCCCGTACTGCATGGACCATCTTCGTGAGGCCGCCCAGTCCGTCTATTTCCTCCTCTCGGGGTCAAAAAGCCGCAAGCCTCCGCAGCAGGTAAAGTCTGAGATTCTGCGCAGCCTCCACCGGGAATGAGATGGAATTCTGCCCCGTCCCTGACGGCCGTGGGAACAGATCGGGTCCGTGGACGAGGACGATGCGAACCGTCCCGAACTTGAAAATTCCTGAACAGGCCCCATGACCTTCCAAAGAGCGCGCAACTGACCACGAATCCTGAGCAGGCAGCCGCTTTCAGATGGTTGCGGGACGAACAATGGCAGAACCTGGGCACAAAACGGGCCTGCGGCGCGACCTGGGATTCCTCCATGCCACGTCTCTCGCCATTACGGACATGGTGGGGATCGGCCCGTTCATCACCATCCCGCTTTTTTTGGCGACAATGGGCGGTCCACAGGCCATGCTGGGATGGCTTCTCGGGGCGGCACTGGCTTTCTGCGACGGCCTGGTGTGGGCGGAACTGGGCGCCGCCATGCCCAGAGCCGGCGGAAGTTACCACTACTTGCGAGAAGCATTCGGCCCGGCCGGAGCAGGCCGCTGGATTTCCTTCCTGGTCGTCTGGCAGATCATGTTTTCGGCGCCGCTGTCGGTGGCGAGCGGCAGCATCGGATTTGCCAACTATTTCCATTACCTCGTCCCCAGCATGACGCCCTGGGAAGTGCGTGTGTTTGCGTCCACCATTCCCCTTTTTCTTATCCTCCTGCTGTACCGGCGGATCCGCGCGGTCGGCAACCTGTCAGTGGTGATGTTGGGCGGCGTGATGATCGGCTGCTTCTGGGTCATCATCTCCGGACTGCCTCACCTTAGCGCCTCGCATATTTTTGATTTTCCGCCCGGCGCCTTCCACCTGAATGTGCTGTTCTGGGCGGGCCTCGGACACGCTACCCTTTACGCGCTTTACGACTATTTCGGCTATTACAACGTTTGCTATCTGGCTGAGGAGATTCGCGAGCCGGGACGCATTATTCCATTGGCCATACTGTTTTCCATTTCGGCTGTGGCCATCGTTTATATTCTGATGAACACCTCGATTCTCAGCGTGGTTCCATGGCGAGAGGCGCAGCACAGCCACTTTATCGCTTCCGAGTACATCCAGAAGCTCCAGGGGCGTTTTGCCGGCCAGGTGATGACTCTGCTGATGCTCTGGATCGCCTTCGCTTCCGCTTTTTCGCTGTTGCTGGGGTATTCGCGCATTCCCTACGCCGCCGCGGCCGACGGCAATTTCTTCAAAGTCTTTGCCCGGCTGCACCCCCAGCACGATTTTCCTCACGTGTCGCTGGTGACGCTCGGCGTGATCGCCGCCGGCTTCAGCCTGCTGCGACTGCCGGAGGTGATTGTCAGCCTGGTGGCGACGCGCGTGCTTCTGCAGTATTTGCCGCAAGCGGTTGGCTTCTTTGTCCTCCGCTTCAGGCGGCCCGACATGGAACGCCCATTCAGGATGTGGTTTTATCCTATCCCAGGCGTTATTTCTCTGTTTGGCTGGCTGTATATTCTGTCTACTTCAGCGCGGGGAGCGCTGTTGTTTGCGCTTGTGGTGTTCGTGCTTGGCACCGCCGCTTACTTTTTCCGGGCCCGCGCCAACGGCGAGTGGCCTTTCCTTAAGGCGGGCAGCGTGAAGAATGAATACGGATCGTGACGACGGTTTTGTTCACGACTCCGCGCGCCGGGCGACCAGAAACATCCCTTCGTTGTGGGTAATCTCGATGTCATCTCCCTGGACCTGAGGTGAAAAGCCCGCCTTATCGCCTGCCGCGGATTTCTCCATGAGCCTGCGGGTCTCCAGGTACCGTTTGTCGCCGGGCTTGTGCCCCGCGCGGAGCATCCACTGGTCGAACGAACGCCGGTGCCGCTTGAAGGACTGGGAAACGATTTCGAGGCCGAAGTTGTCAAACATTCTTAAGAAGGTGGTCAGCCGCAACGATCGCGTGTGGGAGGGATCGCGAACCACTTCAATCCGGTTGTGCAGGTCGAACTTATCGTCGCTTTCCGGGCCCAGAGTGTCATCCACAAATATGCTCCCGTCCGGCTTGGTCACGCGCAGCATCTCCTGGAGGACAAGTTCGGGCTTGGGTATATGGTGGAACGCGTACTGGCAGCTCACCAGACTGAAGCTGGCGTCGGGATAAGGAATCGCTTCTCCTTCGGCGCGAACAAAAGCCACGTTTCCGGCCTGCTTTTCGGCCTGGAACTGGCGCGAGTGGCGCAACATCTCGGGCGTCAGGTCCATTCCATATGCATATCGAAGCCCCGGAGCCATGGCGACAACCAGGCCTCCTGGCCCGCAGGCCACATCGAGGAACAGCATTTCGGGCTGGGGCTTCAGGAACCGGACTTTCTCCGCAATGATCTCGGGTGAGTCCCGCACGGCAAACTTTGCGAAAGCTTCTGCTGTGTCCGTAAATTGCTTCTGGACCGTTGCCTGGTGTTTCTTCGACATTCTTTCTTCAGCTCCCCCGATGCTCCTCTTTCTTTCCTGAATGTAATAGAATGCTCTTTCTTTGGGAAATACTAACGCAATTCACTACCACGGGCAGCAAATTGTTCGCCACAGGGCGGACGGCCAGGCGCCGTTTGAATTTGAGGAAGTATTTTCCTCGCCAGACAATGCGACCTTAAGAAGACCTTACTCTTGTTAGCGGGAGGCCCAGAATGCCACTTGAAAGTACAGAATTAAAATCAGCGCTGCAAGGAATCGTCGGGTTTGGCGTGACTCCGTTCCGCGAAGACCTCAACGTTGACTTCGAGGCGCTGCGGCAGAACGCGGCATACCTGGCCGAGCACTGTGAGGTGGTGGTCCCGCTGGCGGGCAACGGCGAGATCTATGCGCTATCGCCCGAGGAGCACAAAGCAATCGGGCGGGCCGTGGTGGAAGAGGTCCAAGGCGAAAAGCCCGTGCTGGTGGGCGTCGGGTTCACTGTGCCCATCGCCCGCGATCTGGCGCAAGCCGCGGAATCCTATGGCGCCGACGGTGTCCTGGTGCTTCCACCATACTTCACGCACGCCAACGAAGATGGTCTCTTTGAATACTACAACTCCATCGCGGCGGCGACGAAGCTGGGAGTGATCTTGTTTCAGACGCACACCACCAATTTCAGCCCTTCGCTGCTCCGCCGTCTGGCGAAGGTTCAGAATATTGTCGGGATGAAGGACGAGCACGGAGATATGGACCAGTTCGTCCGCCAGTGGGGAGCAGTTGGAGACCGGATGGCGCTGCTTTGCGGCGTGGGAGAAATTCTCGCTCCCAGCTATTTCGCCCTGGGCGTCAAAGCGTTTACCAGCGGCATCGTGAACTTTATGCCCGAGACCTGCCGGAAGATTCTGGCGCACCTTCGCGCGGGAGAGTTGGAAACCGCCGCGCGCGTAGTTGATCGGGAGACGATGAGAGTTTATGACCTTCGCGTCAAAAGACCCGGTTACAGGACCCTGGTCATCAAGGAAGCCATGAATCTTTGCGGACTGAATGCTGGTCGCGTTCGGCCACCGCTTGCACCGCTTCCTGAAGCAGACCGCCAGGAGTTGCGGTCCATCCTTACTGGCTTGGGGCTGTTGAAGGGCGAGGCCGCACTCAAGTGAATGGCGACCGCCGGCCCTTAAACGGCTGACCGCCGGATTTGTATTTCCGGTCCTGCTGAAACGATGCCGGCACCCCCAGAGGTGAGGGCGCAAAATGCGTAGACGTCCATGAAACGAATACGATGTGTACAGGCATGAGCGAATTCGCTGAGCCTTGCTGCGTCCTGGTCCCTGCCGGTGATTTCCAGATGGGTTGCGCCGCCGGTCGGGACGACGAGCAACCCGTCCATCGAGTCTGGATCGACCCGTTTGAAATGGCGGTTTTCCAGGTCCGAAATCGCGACTGGGCGGTGTTCATGGATGCCACGGACCATCCTGGGCCTCCCGAATGGCGGAGTCGGGACTTTAGCCATCCTGACCAGCCGGTGGTGGCTGTAAACTGGCTTGAAGCCAATCAATACTGCTGCTGGTTGAGCCGAGTGAGTGGCCGGCAGTATCGCCTGCCCACGGAGGCCGAGTGGGAGAAAGCCGCGCAAGGCGGGAAAGAGGGCGCGCGGTATCCGTGGGGCGATGACTTGCCCGAGACGCACAGCGAATACATTCGCCGCTGGGCAGGGAGGATTTCCGGGCCCCTGCCGGTAGGCCAGGGCACGCCCAACCCATTTGGCCTTTATGATGTGGGCGAGAACGTCCACGAGTGGTGTGCAGACTGGTACTCGAAGGAATACTATGCCTGCTCGCCGAAGTGTAATCCCGCGGGTCCGCCGTCCGGTGAGCGGCGCGCATCGCGAGGAGGCGCCTGGCGTCACCACATCAAGGCGAGCCGTTGCGCCGCGCGCTCCAGCATTCCGCCAGATTTCCGGTATACGGATTACGGCTTTCGAGTGGTCCGCAACATCTCGTAACCCGACTCAGAAGGCGGCGTAAAACAACTCACGAAGAGCAGGAGACACTATGCCAAACAGATTCGATCGCCGTTCATTCCTGGGCCGCACGACGGGTTCGCTGCTGGCGACCTCGATTCTTCCGGGCGCCAGCCGGGCCGCTGGTAGCGCGTTTGAGGGCGAAATGCCGGACGCACAACTTGGAGGCGGAGATTCGATGGGCCCTGCGGACCCGGTAGGGATATTTCCCAAGCCCCATGAGATGACCGAATCAACTGGACGTTTCCTGCTGAACGAGGAGAGCACGATCATCCTTCCCGGCGCAGCTTCCGAAAATGATCAGCGCCTGGCGCGTCATCTGGTCGAGGAATTGAGCGACCGCTACGGAGTCCAGCCTCGTGTCCGGAATGAAAATTCTCTGCCCAATGGCAATCGCTTCATCCTGATGGGATCGATTAACAATCCCCTGGTGCGTGAGTTTTGCCGTCAGCATCGACCGGACGTTAGCGCTACCAGTCCGGGTCCCGAAGGATATTACCTCCAGGTTGATGACCATTCAATCGTGGTCGCCGGGTCTGACGACCGCGGAGCTTTCTACGGCCTGCAGTCACTCCGGCAATTGATCGGGAAAGGGGAGGGCCAACTCCAGGTTAATTGCGTGCAGGTACGGGATTGGCCTGACAAGCCATTTCGGGGGATTTACCTTTACGTGCCTGGCCGGGACAACCTTCCCATGTTCAAGCGCTTTGTGCGCGAGTTCATGGCTCGGTACAAGTTCAATACAGTTGTTATGGAAATGAACGCCTGTATGCGTTTCGACAGCCACCCGGAGTTGAATGAAGGCTGGGTGGAGTTTACGCGCGACACCAACTACAGCCGCCGCAATTACCCGCCGGGCCCCTTGCACGGCAGGGAACAGAATTCTTCACATCAGGACTGCGGGGACGGAGCATTCCTTGAGAAGGCTGAAGTGGCTGACCTGATTGAATGGTGCCGGCATCACTCGATTGAAGTCATTCCTGCCATCCCGTCGCTGACCCATGCCTTCTACCTGTTGACCCGGCACAAAGATTTGTCGGAGGTTCCCGGCGACAAATGGCCGGATACGTACTGCGCGTCGAACCCGCAAAGTTACAAGCTCCTGTTTGAAGTGATGGACGAATTTCTGGAGGTGATGAAACCCAGCTTGGTCCACGCAGGTCATGACGAATGGTTCGCTCCTTTCGGCTTGTGCCCCTGCTGCAAATCGAAAAATCCTGGAGAAGTCTATGGCAATGATCTCATCAAGGTCCATGAGTATCTGGCAAACAAGAACACCAAGATGGCAATCTGGGGCGATTATCTGCTGGAGAGCGTACGCGGCAAAGGGCTGCGCAGGCACGTTACCCACGACGGATGGGTTTACCACTCGCCCGGCGCTATGACTCCGCAGCAGGTGAAGGAACTGGTCCCCAAAGACATCCTGATTTTCAACTGGTTCTGGTCCGAGAAGGAGAACGGCAGGAGTAACGAAGCACAACTGGATGATTTCGGATTTCGCCAGATTTATGGAAATATGGAGCCGGACGTACAGAACTACCCTGAGCGCATCAAGCGTTCCACGATCATCGGTGGCGCTCCGTCAGCCTGGGAAGCGACTAACGAGTTCAACTTCGGGAAAGATCTGATTTATAGCTTTTTGGGTTGCAGCAGTCTTCTCTGGTCAACCGGCGTTATGGAACCTGCGCAACTTTCTTCCACCGTCCAGGCCTCCATTCCGGGTCTGCGGCGGGACCTCAGCGGAGATACAACGCCCAGCGAAGCAGGCGATCCCGCGTCGCCCATCAACATCTCCCCCTCGTTTAACACGCCCCTCCGGCAATTGGTCTTCTCAGTTGACCTCAGCGGCATGCGCGGCGGAAGAATAACGATGGGCAACCGGGTGTTTGATCTGGAATCACCTGGCGCTGTCAGCGGCAATGCTCTCGTGATGGTGGGCGCGGAAGGTGAAACGCCGAACCCATTACCACGCGAGGTTCAAGGCATCCGAATTGGAGAAGACGCCACCGGTCTGATTTTTCTGCACGCCTGCGCTCGGCCCGCCACCAACAAAGAAGCCTACCGCCTGATCTGGGACATGCGCGACTCCGCGGACCTTTTGGGATGGTATGAAGTGGTTTATGACGACGGCTTGCCTGAGGTTATCCCCATTCGCTACGGCGTCAACATTCTCGAATGGAACTGGCGTAGCCATCCCCGCCGGGGAGCCTACTGCTACGGAGCCGATGAAGTAGCTTGCGGCAGAGAGGATACAGATTCCATCAGTTTTTTTGCGTTCGAATGGCCAAGTCCGCGTCTGGGCCAAGTGATCCGAGAAGTCAATCTGAAGGGATCAACAGGATTTCGTGGTGCGGTCAAGGGATTTGAAAACCATTTTGGGAATGTCATCCCCAGCAACGGGGTGATGCTGAAAGCGATCAGCTTCGCGAAAAAACGAAGCTGATACGTGGTGACGTGTCCGCGCGCCATGCCAGGCCACCGCCCGTTTTTCGCCGGATGTGTTTACGCGGATCGCGAGCATCGGGCTTTGCTTTATCAAGTTCCAATCTGGCAGAAGTAGCGGATGCTATAATCCCTCCGTGCGTCAGCGAGTTGTCATCATAGAAGACGAAAAAGATATTGTCGATCTCGTCCGGTACAATTTCCGGAAGGAAGGATTTGACATCGAGAGTTTTTCGAGCGGCAGGGACGGACTGGAATACATCCGCCATAATTCCGTTGACCTGGTCCTCCTCGACGTGATGCTGCCCGATGTTGACGGCACGGAGATTTGCAGGCGGGTGCGGGCGGATGAACGCCTGAAAGGGCTGCCTATTATTTTCCTGACGGCCAAAGGTGAAGAAATTGACCGTGTCGTTGGATTGGAGCTTGGGGCCGACGATTATGTTGTGAAGCCTTTCAGCCCGCGAGAACTGGTTGCTCGTGCAAAGGCCGTCCTGCGCCGCCGGGAGGCCGTGCCCGGCAAGGCGGAGATCATTGAACTGCCAGAGTTGCGGCTGGACTCGGGGACGCGCGAAGTGAAGGTTCGCGGCCGTCTCATTCAATTAAGCGCGCTCGAATTCAAGCTGCTTCACTTTCTGGCTTCTCAGCCCCGGCGTGTGTTCACCCGCGAGCAGTTGCTTGACAACGTCTGGGGCGCGGACCGCTTTGTGACCCCTCGCACGGTGGACGTCCACATTCGGCGTCTCCGAGAGAAGATCGAAAAAAGTGGAGGGTCGCCTCAGTACGTGCAGACCGTGCGAGGGTCCGGATACCGGTTCTTTCCCGGCGATGCAGACTCTCGCGAGGATTGAGCTTACAGCCGGCCCCTATTCCGGACGCGCATGGCCTTGACCAGCCCGATATTCCGCAAACTGCTGATCGCCTCTTTTCTCCTGATGGCAGG
This window of the Terriglobia bacterium genome carries:
- a CDS encoding APC family permease, with translation MAEPGHKTGLRRDLGFLHATSLAITDMVGIGPFITIPLFLATMGGPQAMLGWLLGAALAFCDGLVWAELGAAMPRAGGSYHYLREAFGPAGAGRWISFLVVWQIMFSAPLSVASGSIGFANYFHYLVPSMTPWEVRVFASTIPLFLILLLYRRIRAVGNLSVVMLGGVMIGCFWVIISGLPHLSASHIFDFPPGAFHLNVLFWAGLGHATLYALYDYFGYYNVCYLAEEIREPGRIIPLAILFSISAVAIVYILMNTSILSVVPWREAQHSHFIASEYIQKLQGRFAGQVMTLLMLWIAFASAFSLLLGYSRIPYAAAADGNFFKVFARLHPQHDFPHVSLVTLGVIAAGFSLLRLPEVIVSLVATRVLLQYLPQAVGFFVLRFRRPDMERPFRMWFYPIPGVISLFGWLYILSTSARGALLFALVVFVLGTAAYFFRARANGEWPFLKAGSVKNEYGS
- a CDS encoding sigma-70 family RNA polymerase sigma factor; this translates as MAQDPTVRQLLAGITQRDESALAQLYDVAAPGLFGLITEIISESEAAQEILKDVFIRLWRDAKRIEAGGGSVRVWLVLEARARAVDWQRSKAGLRTTAHTRVQWLMKSNSWMPRPVDIEYVEKRRHLLEKLVRRLPRPQSELLTLAIVKGFTETEIARQVEQPPGRVEHELRAGLRFLRHRLRAVMGTWSVSI
- a CDS encoding class I SAM-dependent methyltransferase yields the protein MSKKHQATVQKQFTDTAEAFAKFAVRDSPEIIAEKVRFLKPQPEMLFLDVACGPGGLVVAMAPGLRYAYGMDLTPEMLRHSRQFQAEKQAGNVAFVRAEGEAIPYPDASFSLVSCQYAFHHIPKPELVLQEMLRVTKPDGSIFVDDTLGPESDDKFDLHNRIEVVRDPSHTRSLRLTTFLRMFDNFGLEIVSQSFKRHRRSFDQWMLRAGHKPGDKRYLETRRLMEKSAAGDKAGFSPQVQGDDIEITHNEGMFLVARRAES
- a CDS encoding response regulator, with the translated sequence MRQRVVIIEDEKDIVDLVRYNFRKEGFDIESFSSGRDGLEYIRHNSVDLVLLDVMLPDVDGTEICRRVRADERLKGLPIIFLTAKGEEIDRVVGLELGADDYVVKPFSPRELVARAKAVLRRREAVPGKAEIIELPELRLDSGTREVKVRGRLIQLSALEFKLLHFLASQPRRVFTREQLLDNVWGADRFVTPRTVDVHIRRLREKIEKSGGSPQYVQTVRGSGYRFFPGDADSRED
- a CDS encoding formylglycine-generating enzyme family protein, with translation MSEFAEPCCVLVPAGDFQMGCAAGRDDEQPVHRVWIDPFEMAVFQVRNRDWAVFMDATDHPGPPEWRSRDFSHPDQPVVAVNWLEANQYCCWLSRVSGRQYRLPTEAEWEKAAQGGKEGARYPWGDDLPETHSEYIRRWAGRISGPLPVGQGTPNPFGLYDVGENVHEWCADWYSKEYYACSPKCNPAGPPSGERRASRGGAWRHHIKASRCAARSSIPPDFRYTDYGFRVVRNIS
- a CDS encoding Gfo/Idh/MocA family oxidoreductase; this translates as MRNESISRRDFMRRTSTAAGAALVGKSILLEAENPAASPSPVPPSDTVRFGMVGIGMQGSGLLGTSIRLPGVECVAACDLYDGRHTLANAIIQRETGKTVPATRQYKELLENKDIDCIVAAVPDHWHERIIVDACSAGKDIYCEKPMTHEVSQGFPIIEAANKNQRIVQIGSQRRSSIIYAKAKELIDSGAIGDVRLVEDTMGRNSPCGAWVYPPPPGLSTENLDWETWQGSAPKHPFSPIRFARWRAFRDYGEGIPGDLYVHLLTGIHYIMGVTAPPERAYSQGGLFQWNVDGRDYPDQMSTVYEYPNFRCMIRVTLDNDEDEVVKILGTRGTIEIQGRGLTVSPQDGKDHAPCYYASSFPPKLHAEYVKQWEAEHKTAPGTAQPIEGASYHTPPGYNEDAQHLWNFFQSVRTRRPSVEDPVFGNNTAIGCHLANYSYFHKAEAMWDAGGRTIKGL
- a CDS encoding beta-N-acetylhexosaminidase; its protein translation is MPNRFDRRSFLGRTTGSLLATSILPGASRAAGSAFEGEMPDAQLGGGDSMGPADPVGIFPKPHEMTESTGRFLLNEESTIILPGAASENDQRLARHLVEELSDRYGVQPRVRNENSLPNGNRFILMGSINNPLVREFCRQHRPDVSATSPGPEGYYLQVDDHSIVVAGSDDRGAFYGLQSLRQLIGKGEGQLQVNCVQVRDWPDKPFRGIYLYVPGRDNLPMFKRFVREFMARYKFNTVVMEMNACMRFDSHPELNEGWVEFTRDTNYSRRNYPPGPLHGREQNSSHQDCGDGAFLEKAEVADLIEWCRHHSIEVIPAIPSLTHAFYLLTRHKDLSEVPGDKWPDTYCASNPQSYKLLFEVMDEFLEVMKPSLVHAGHDEWFAPFGLCPCCKSKNPGEVYGNDLIKVHEYLANKNTKMAIWGDYLLESVRGKGLRRHVTHDGWVYHSPGAMTPQQVKELVPKDILIFNWFWSEKENGRSNEAQLDDFGFRQIYGNMEPDVQNYPERIKRSTIIGGAPSAWEATNEFNFGKDLIYSFLGCSSLLWSTGVMEPAQLSSTVQASIPGLRRDLSGDTTPSEAGDPASPINISPSFNTPLRQLVFSVDLSGMRGGRITMGNRVFDLESPGAVSGNALVMVGAEGETPNPLPREVQGIRIGEDATGLIFLHACARPATNKEAYRLIWDMRDSADLLGWYEVVYDDGLPEVIPIRYGVNILEWNWRSHPRRGAYCYGADEVACGREDTDSISFFAFEWPSPRLGQVIREVNLKGSTGFRGAVKGFENHFGNVIPSNGVMLKAISFAKKRS
- a CDS encoding dihydrodipicolinate synthase family protein, with amino-acid sequence MPLESTELKSALQGIVGFGVTPFREDLNVDFEALRQNAAYLAEHCEVVVPLAGNGEIYALSPEEHKAIGRAVVEEVQGEKPVLVGVGFTVPIARDLAQAAESYGADGVLVLPPYFTHANEDGLFEYYNSIAAATKLGVILFQTHTTNFSPSLLRRLAKVQNIVGMKDEHGDMDQFVRQWGAVGDRMALLCGVGEILAPSYFALGVKAFTSGIVNFMPETCRKILAHLRAGELETAARVVDRETMRVYDLRVKRPGYRTLVIKEAMNLCGLNAGRVRPPLAPLPEADRQELRSILTGLGLLKGEAALK